From the Deinococcus sonorensis KR-87 genome, the window TGTCCCGCGCCCGTTACCGCCTGTTCTGAACTCAAGGAGAAGTCATGTCCATCAAGCAACTGTTCGATCTCACCGGCAGGGTCGCCCTCATCACCGGAGGCTCGCGCGGCCTGGGCCTGCAGATTGCCGAAGGGCTGGGCGAATACGGAGCCAAGGTGATCCTGACGGCCCGCAAGCAGAACGAGCTGGACGAGGCCCGGGCGCATCTGGAACGGCTGGGGGTGGCCGTGGCGGTGTACCAGAACGACCTGACCCAGTTCGACACGGTGGAGCCGCTGGTACAGCAGATCCTGGCGGACCACGGCCAGATCGACATCCTGATCAACAATGCCGGGACCACCTGGGGCGCCCCCACCGCCGAGCATCCGCTGGACGCCTGGAACAAGGTCATCAACCTGAACCTCACCGGCCTGTTCCTGGTGACGCAGGCCGTGGGCAAACTCTGCATGATTCCGCGCCGCAGCGGCCGCATCGTCAACATCGCCAGCGTGGCGGGCCTGCAGGGCAACGACCCGAAGATGATCGCCACCCTGGCCTACAACACCAGCAAGGGCGGCGTGGTCAACCTGACCCGCTCGCTGGCCGGCGAGTGGGCGCAGCACAACATCACCGTCAACAGCATCTGCCCCGGCTACTTCCCCACCAAGATGACGAAGGGCACGCTGGCGTACGGCGAGCAACGCATTCTGGAGCACACTCCGCTGGGCCGGCTGGGCAGCGACGAGGACCTGAAAGGGCTGGCGCTGCTGCTCTCCAGCGACGCCAGCGCCTTCATGACCGGCCAGAACATCGCCGTGGACGGCGGCGCGAGCAGCGTGTGAGCGCCGGGAACGGCCTGGACTCGCCGGGCGCCCGGCTGCTCCAGCAGCGTGGCATCGACGGCAGCGCCTACACCCGCAGCCTGGGCACCCGCCTGCGGCATTTCGAGCCGGGACGCGTCGAGATCGAGCTGGATCTGCGCCCGGACCTGACGCAGCATCATGGGCAGGCCCACGGGGCAGTGCTCGGCTACCTCGCCGACACGGTGAGCGCGTGGGCGGCGGCCAGCGTGGCGGGCGACGTGGTGACATCCGAGTACAAGCTGAACTTTCTGACGGCGGCGCGCGGTGAGCGGCTGTGGGCCCGCGGCGAGGTGCTGCGGGCCGGACGGCGGCAGGTGGTGGTGCGCGCCGACGTGTACGCCAGCACGGCCGGCCACGACACCCACGTGGCTACCGCGCTCGCCACCATTGCACCGGTGGGAGAGGAAAAGCCCGATGCATCCGTCTGACCTTCAGGCCCAACTCGGCCAGCAGATTGCGCTGTCCGAGTGGATCACCATCACGCAGAAGCGGGTGAACGCCTTCGCGGACGCCACCGGCGACCACCAGTTCATTCATGTGGACCCGGAGCGCGCCGCCCAGACCCCGTTTGGTGGCCCCATCGCCCACGGCTTCCTGACCCTGTCGCTGCTGGCCGGTGAGCTGGGCAACGCGGGCGGGCGCCCGGAGCTGAGTGGAGCGCGGATGGTGGTGAACTACGGCCTGAACCGGGTGCGCTTCGTGACGCCGGTCCGGGTCGGCAGCCGGATTCGCAACCGGGCGGTCCTGCAGGCGGTGGACCAGGGGGCCGGCTACGTGCAGCTCACGGTGCTGAACACCATCGAGATCGAGGGCCAGGACCGCCCGGCTGTGACGGCCGAGACCGTGATGCGGGTGTACCTGTAACGGGCAACAAAAAGTATGGGCCGCCGGGCAGGTCCCGCCCGGCGAGTGGACGAGTCCGCGGCCTGAGGGGCTTCCCTTCCCTGCCCTAGCGGCTGCTCAGGAATTCACCCATGCCGTTGACCGTCACGGCTGTGCCGTCCAGGGTGCCGCTGCCCTGCACCGGACCCTCCCAGTAGTTCACCCGGGTGGTGCGGCTCTGCAGTTCCTGGGCGTCGTGCGGGGCGTCCACGGTCAGGTCCAGGCCCTCGGCGCGTAGCTGCCAGCCCAGCGTGTAGGTGCGCCCGGTGCCGCTGGTCCAGACCCGGCCGGGGGTCATCTCCAGCCCGCTCAGGGCCTGCGGCTGACCGTTCGGCCGGACGCGGGTGCCATACAGCTGCTGGACCTGTCCTGCCGCGTCGCGCAGGCGGTAGAGCATCAGGCTGCCGCCGTCAGAGGTATGCAGGCCCATCCAGTCCCAGTAGACACCCTGGCCCGGCTGCTGCCCGCCCCACTGGTGATCCAGCCACGCCTGGCCCTGCACGGGCTGGCCCCGCACGGTGCCGCTCAGCGCCAGGTTCGGCAGCGACTGATAGGCCAGCACCCCGAACTGAGGCAGGCCACTGTCCGGATGCCGGATGAACGGCCCCTGCGGGCTTAAATTCAGCTGGAATTGCGGCCCCTGAAGCGTGAAGCCGTCCGCCGTCTGACGCAGCGTGGTCCCGTCCTGGGTGACCACCAGCGGCACCCCCCCTGCCGACGCCCCGGCCTGCTGACTGGTCTCCACGAACTGCACCTGCCCGGTCTTCAGGTCGGTGATGGCGGTGTGCGAGACGTAGAGGGTGCGGCCCAGCAGCTCCACCTTGAACAGCGCCCAGTGCAGGGCCAGCCCCGCGTCTGGCAGGCTGGAGGACACGTACCACCACTCGGTGCCTGCGCGGTGCGGCCCCAGGTCGCGCGCCGCCTCGGCGCTGCTCTGAACCGCCGGGAGCGGGCCGACTGGGCCGGCTTGCTGGACCGGCGCGCACGCCAGCAGGCCGGCCCCCAGCAGCAGCGGCAGCAGGCGGCGCACCATCAGCTCCGGACCTGTTCGGCGAAGCCGTGCGGGTGGCTGTGATGCCAGGCCCAGGCGGTCTGGATGATGCGGTCCAGGTCGGTGTACTGCGGCACCCAGCCGAGGTCCTGCTGAATGCGGTGGCTGTCGGCCACCAGGCTCGGCGGATCGCCCGCGCGGCGCGGGGCCAGCTCGCGCTTCAGCGGCGTGCCCACCACCCGGTCCACCGCGTCCAGCACCTCGCGCACCGTGAAGCCGTGCCCCAGCCCCACGTTGTAGACGGTGCTCTCGCCGCCCTCGAACAGCCGCTCCACCGCCAGCACATGCGCCTGCGCCAGGTCCAGCACGTGGATGTAGTCGCGGATGCAGGTGCCGTCGCGGGTGGGGTAGTCGTCGCCGAAGATCATCATCTTCTCGCGCTGGCCCAGCGCGGTCAGCAGCGCCAGTTCGATCAGGTGCGTCTTGTTGACGTGGTCCTCACCGATGCTGCCGTCCGGCTGCGCCCCGCAGACGTTGAAGTAGCGCAGCCGGATGGTGCGGATGCCGTGTGCCCGCTCGAACGCCGCGATCATCTGCTCGGTCATCAGCTTGGTCTCGCCGTACACGCTGGTGGGGCCTTTGGGCGCGTCCTCGGGGATCGGGGACACCTCGGCGTCGCCGTACACGGCCGCCGTGCTGCTGAACACCAGCGGAATCTTGCGGGTGTTGGCCATGGCGGTCAGCAGGTTCAGGCTACCCACCACGTTGTTGCGGTAGTAGCGGCCCGGCTGGCTCATGCTCTCGCCCACCTCGATCAGCGCGGCGAAATGCACCACCGCGTCCGGCTTGTGCGCTTCCAGCGCCGCCTGAATGCTGCTCAGGTCGGTCAGGTCGCCCTGAACCAGCGTCGCCTCTGCCGGCAGCGCCTCGCGGTGGCCGCTCGACAGGTTGTCGAACACCACCACGCCGTGCCCCGCCGCCTGCAGGGCGCGCACCGTGTGCGACCCGATGTAGCCTGCTCCACCCGTGACCAGAATCTTCATACGGTCAGGGTAACAGGTCCGCTGCCCACGCTTCAGGGCCGTCCAGATGGGACGACGGTGAAGGTGGACTTCACACGGGCAGCATGTGCCGCTCGCGCCCAGCGCTAGACTTTCGCATGCGTTTCCACTCTCCACGGCTGGTCCGGGCCACCTGCACGGTGGCCGCCGGCCTGATGCTCGGCGCGGCGCCCGCCCTGGCGCAGGACGCACACGCCGCCTACTTTCTGTTCGCGCTCGCGTCGTCCATGAACCTGACCGAGCAGAGCACGCCGGTCTGCGACGCTGCCGCCGCGAAGCAGGCACAGGACGCGCCGCAGCTGAAGGTGCTGAGCACCCACAGCTACCGCCTGAGCCAGTCGCCGGCTGAGCTGCAGGCCCAGATGGACCTGTACGCCAGCGACCATCAGTTCACCGCCCTGACCAGCTGGACCGGCAGCGGGTCCCTGAACCGCAGCTACGCCGACCCCGACGCGGCCGGATACCAGTACCGCGTCAATCTCTTCCCCGACGCGGCCGGCAGCGTGCTGTGCATCGGTGTGGTGTCGGACGGCAGCGCACCGGAGCAATAAGCCACCGATGGAAGAAGGGCGCCCCGCATAAGCTGCGGGGCGCCCTTCTTTGTGTGCAGCTCAGGCCGGCGTCTGGGTTGCGGCCTGCAGCTGCGCCACCCGGTCGGTCTGCTCCCAGGGAAACTCCGGCCGGCCGAAGTGTCCATAGGCGGCGGTCTGGGCGTAGATCGGCCGCAGCAGGTCCAGCTGCTGAATGATCGCCTGCGGCCGGGCGTCGAAGTGCTGCTGCACCAGGGCGGCCAGCTGCTCGTCACTGAGGCGACCGGTGCCGTAACTCTCCACCCGCAGCGACACCGGGCTGGCGCGGCCGATGGCGTAGGCCACCTCCACCAGCGCCCGGCGGGCCAGCCCGGCGGCCACCAGGTTCTTGGCGATGTAACGGGCGTAGTAGGCCGCCGAGCGGTCCACCTTGGTGGGGTCCTTGCCGGAGAAGGCGCCGCCGCCGTGCGGGACCGCACCGCCGTAGGTGTCCACAATGATCTTGCGGCCGGTCAGGCCGGTATCGCCGTGCGGACCGCCGATCACGAACTTGCCGCTCGGGTTGATGTAGAGCTTCGTCTCGGGACGCAGCAGCCCCTCCGGCACCACCTCACGCACGACCAGACGCTCCAGGTCGGCCCGGATCTGCGTCTGGTCCACCTGCTCGTCGTGCTGGGTGGAGATCACGACGGTGTCTACCCACAGGTCCTGCTCGTGCCCGATCTCACCGTCGCGCACCACCGTCACCTGGGCCTTGGCGTCCGGGCGCAGGTAGGACAGCGTGCCGGCCTTGCGCAGTTCGGCCAGCCGGCGGGTCAGCCGGTGCGCCAGCGAGATGGGCAGCGGCATCAGTTCCGGCGTCTCATCGGTGGCGTAGCCGAACATCAGGCCCTGGTCGCCGGCCCCGATGTGAGACAGGGCATTCTCTGGACGGGCGCGCTCCTCCTCGGTCATGCCGCGCCATTCCTCAGACGCGTTTACGCCGCCGGCAATGTCCGGCGACTGCTCGTGGATGGCCACCAGCACGGCGCTGTATTCAGCATCGAAGCCGTAGTGGGCGCGGGTGTAGCCGACCGTCTTGACGGCGTCGCGCACCACCTTCTGCACGTCCACGTGCGCCTGGGTCGCTGTGACCTCGCCGGCCACCACGGCCATGCCGGTGGTCACCAGCGTCTCGACCGCCACCCGGCTGGCCGGCTCCTGCCTGAGAAACTCATCCAGGATGCTGTCCGAGATGAAGTCCGCGAGCTTGTCGGGGTGCCCTTCACTGACCGACTCTGACGTGTAGTACTTGCGCATTTTTGCCTCTCTGCGGTGAGGATGGCGTTTCACAGAACAGACCTGCGAAGGAGTGTTCGCGGCCTCACCGTGCCGTCCGGACCTGCCGGCCAGCACCCCAGGCTAACACCGGCGGGGGCCCCGTGTGGGGGGTGCACCACAAGTTCGCCGGACCGCCCAGAGCGGTCATGTAGATTAGAACACCATGAAGTATCTTCTGCTGTCGGCCCTGATCCTGACCACCGCCTGCGCCCCGTCCATGACCTCCGGCTCGGCCTCCACCTACGTCAACGCTCCCAGCGGCCCTGTGCAGCCGGGACAGCAGTGGACCCTGACCGGCACCACCCCGCAGGGCGACAAGTTCAGCAACAAGCTGACGCTGGACAAGGTCAGCCCTGACCGCAGCGAGAGTGGCCTCTACACCTATGACGCCGACCAGGGCTTCGTGGAGTGGAACGAGAACGGGTACCTGAGCGCGTGGTACCAGGACCCGC encodes:
- a CDS encoding SDR family oxidoreductase, translating into MSIKQLFDLTGRVALITGGSRGLGLQIAEGLGEYGAKVILTARKQNELDEARAHLERLGVAVAVYQNDLTQFDTVEPLVQQILADHGQIDILINNAGTTWGAPTAEHPLDAWNKVINLNLTGLFLVTQAVGKLCMIPRRSGRIVNIASVAGLQGNDPKMIATLAYNTSKGGVVNLTRSLAGEWAQHNITVNSICPGYFPTKMTKGTLAYGEQRILEHTPLGRLGSDEDLKGLALLLSSDASAFMTGQNIAVDGGASSV
- a CDS encoding PaaI family thioesterase, with the protein product MSAGNGLDSPGARLLQQRGIDGSAYTRSLGTRLRHFEPGRVEIELDLRPDLTQHHGQAHGAVLGYLADTVSAWAAASVAGDVVTSEYKLNFLTAARGERLWARGEVLRAGRRQVVVRADVYASTAGHDTHVATALATIAPVGEEKPDASV
- a CDS encoding MaoC family dehydratase codes for the protein MHPSDLQAQLGQQIALSEWITITQKRVNAFADATGDHQFIHVDPERAAQTPFGGPIAHGFLTLSLLAGELGNAGGRPELSGARMVVNYGLNRVRFVTPVRVGSRIRNRAVLQAVDQGAGYVQLTVLNTIEIEGQDRPAVTAETVMRVYL
- a CDS encoding lipocalin family protein, whose translation is MVRRLLPLLLGAGLLACAPVQQAGPVGPLPAVQSSAEAARDLGPHRAGTEWWYVSSSLPDAGLALHWALFKVELLGRTLYVSHTAITDLKTGQVQFVETSQQAGASAGGVPLVVTQDGTTLRQTADGFTLQGPQFQLNLSPQGPFIRHPDSGLPQFGVLAYQSLPNLALSGTVRGQPVQGQAWLDHQWGGQQPGQGVYWDWMGLHTSDGGSLMLYRLRDAAGQVQQLYGTRVRPNGQPQALSGLEMTPGRVWTSGTGRTYTLGWQLRAEGLDLTVDAPHDAQELQSRTTRVNYWEGPVQGSGTLDGTAVTVNGMGEFLSSR
- the galE gene encoding UDP-glucose 4-epimerase GalE encodes the protein MKILVTGGAGYIGSHTVRALQAAGHGVVVFDNLSSGHREALPAEATLVQGDLTDLSSIQAALEAHKPDAVVHFAALIEVGESMSQPGRYYRNNVVGSLNLLTAMANTRKIPLVFSSTAAVYGDAEVSPIPEDAPKGPTSVYGETKLMTEQMIAAFERAHGIRTIRLRYFNVCGAQPDGSIGEDHVNKTHLIELALLTALGQREKMMIFGDDYPTRDGTCIRDYIHVLDLAQAHVLAVERLFEGGESTVYNVGLGHGFTVREVLDAVDRVVGTPLKRELAPRRAGDPPSLVADSHRIQQDLGWVPQYTDLDRIIQTAWAWHHSHPHGFAEQVRS
- the metK gene encoding methionine adenosyltransferase: MRKYYTSESVSEGHPDKLADFISDSILDEFLRQEPASRVAVETLVTTGMAVVAGEVTATQAHVDVQKVVRDAVKTVGYTRAHYGFDAEYSAVLVAIHEQSPDIAGGVNASEEWRGMTEEERARPENALSHIGAGDQGLMFGYATDETPELMPLPISLAHRLTRRLAELRKAGTLSYLRPDAKAQVTVVRDGEIGHEQDLWVDTVVISTQHDEQVDQTQIRADLERLVVREVVPEGLLRPETKLYINPSGKFVIGGPHGDTGLTGRKIIVDTYGGAVPHGGGAFSGKDPTKVDRSAAYYARYIAKNLVAAGLARRALVEVAYAIGRASPVSLRVESYGTGRLSDEQLAALVQQHFDARPQAIIQQLDLLRPIYAQTAAYGHFGRPEFPWEQTDRVAQLQAATQTPA